One Streptomyces sp. V4I8 genomic window carries:
- the tesB gene encoding acyl-CoA thioesterase II produces MNQALQGLLDLLDLEQIEENIFRGQSRSAVVPRVFGGQVAAQALVAAGRTVPEDRHAHSLHAYFLRMGDPGAPIVYNVERMRDGRSFTTRRVVAVQHGKPIFALSASFQLHEEGMDHQAAMPPAPDPESLPTSAERLRGYDHLDPAVVERFLEARQAVDLRYVDEPPYGRFGEPREPHSQVWFRTNGKLADDPLLHVVLATYVSDMTLLDSVLLAHGRGGWAVGDVVGASLDHAMWFHRPFRADEWLLYDQESPSAHGGRGLGQARIYTQDGQLAVSVIQEGVVRVPR; encoded by the coding sequence ATGAACCAGGCACTACAGGGTCTCCTCGATCTGCTCGATCTTGAGCAGATCGAGGAGAACATCTTTCGCGGCCAGTCCCGCTCCGCCGTCGTCCCGCGCGTCTTCGGCGGTCAGGTCGCGGCCCAGGCGCTGGTCGCCGCCGGGCGTACGGTCCCCGAGGACCGCCATGCCCACTCCCTCCACGCGTACTTCCTGCGCATGGGCGACCCGGGCGCGCCCATCGTCTACAACGTCGAGCGCATGCGCGACGGCCGTTCCTTCACCACGCGCCGCGTCGTCGCCGTCCAGCACGGCAAGCCGATCTTCGCCCTGTCGGCCTCCTTCCAGCTCCACGAGGAGGGCATGGACCACCAGGCGGCCATGCCGCCCGCGCCCGACCCGGAGTCGCTTCCCACCTCGGCGGAGCGCCTGCGCGGGTACGACCATCTCGACCCGGCGGTCGTCGAGAGGTTCCTGGAGGCACGCCAGGCGGTCGACCTCCGCTACGTCGACGAGCCGCCGTACGGCAGGTTCGGCGAGCCCCGCGAACCGCACTCCCAGGTCTGGTTCCGCACCAACGGCAAGCTGGCCGACGACCCGCTCCTGCACGTCGTCCTGGCCACGTACGTCTCCGACATGACCCTTCTCGACTCCGTCCTGCTCGCGCACGGCCGGGGTGGCTGGGCCGTCGGGGACGTGGTCGGCGCCTCCCTGGACCACGCCATGTGGTTCCACCGCCCGTTCCGCGCGGACGAGTGGCTGCTGTACGACCAGGAGTCGCCGTCGGCGCACGGCGGGCGCGGCCTCGGTCAGGCCCGTATCTACACGCAGGACGGGCAGCTGGCGGTGTCGGTGATCCAGGAGGGCGTGGTCCGCGTCCCGCGGTGA
- a CDS encoding phosphatase, translating to MPIPGTPSRAELVDHLVRTRIAGDVATPRENNLSHYRQLANGNRHYWLGLELGERWTDEQDVLAVMAERVGVNDDAEHRHGQDTIDPELTVAALERMAARLRKAADGQQRVLFATGHPGGLLDVHRATAAALRTAGCEIVVIPEGLQTDEGYVMQFADVAVLEHGATLWHTHSGDPMKAILTGLEREERPLPDLVVADHGWAGYAGQHGVDSVGYADCNDPALFLAEAEGTVQVVVPLDDHVVSPRHYDPMTAFLLAEAGLD from the coding sequence CTCGTCAGAACCCGCATCGCGGGCGACGTCGCGACGCCCCGCGAGAACAACCTCTCCCACTACCGCCAGCTGGCGAACGGCAACCGCCACTACTGGCTCGGCCTGGAGCTCGGCGAACGCTGGACCGACGAGCAGGACGTGCTCGCGGTGATGGCCGAGCGCGTCGGCGTGAACGACGACGCGGAGCACCGCCACGGCCAGGACACCATCGACCCCGAGCTGACGGTGGCCGCCCTGGAGCGGATGGCGGCCCGCCTGCGCAAGGCGGCCGACGGGCAGCAGCGGGTGCTGTTCGCGACGGGCCACCCGGGCGGCCTGCTGGACGTCCACCGCGCCACCGCCGCCGCTCTGCGCACGGCCGGCTGCGAGATCGTCGTCATCCCGGAGGGCCTCCAGACGGACGAGGGCTACGTCATGCAGTTCGCCGACGTGGCTGTCCTCGAACACGGCGCCACCCTCTGGCACACCCACTCCGGCGACCCGATGAAGGCCATCCTGACCGGACTCGAGCGCGAGGAGCGTCCGCTGCCGGACCTGGTCGTCGCCGACCACGGCTGGGCGGGATACGCCGGGCAGCACGGCGTGGACTCCGTCGGGTACGCGGACTGCAACGACCCGGCGCTGTTCCTCGCGGAGGCGGAGGGCACGGTGCAGGTGGTGGTGCCGCTGGACGACCACGTGGTCAGCCCGCGTCACTACGACCCGATGACGGCGTTCCTGCTGGCGGAGGCGGGGCTCGACTAG
- a CDS encoding GNAT family N-acetyltransferase — MLLRNVTPDDVDAYVRMRCDPVMMADLGGPLPREGMRDKVLRDAREAAADVAWIRMIVPMPGTPDVVAGTVTLWSHDTDDGPVSEIGWMVLPEFQGRGLGKRAVRALLEQARDEDRWGVVHAFPATGNGASNGICRSLGFRLLGEREVTFADRILRSNHWAVDPRVDLT, encoded by the coding sequence GTGCTGTTGCGCAACGTCACACCGGACGACGTCGACGCCTACGTCCGTATGCGCTGCGATCCCGTCATGATGGCGGACCTCGGCGGACCCCTCCCGCGCGAGGGCATGCGGGACAAGGTCCTGCGGGACGCCCGGGAGGCGGCGGCGGATGTCGCCTGGATCAGGATGATCGTGCCGATGCCGGGCACGCCTGACGTGGTGGCGGGGACCGTGACCCTCTGGTCGCACGACACGGACGACGGGCCCGTCTCCGAGATCGGCTGGATGGTCCTGCCGGAGTTCCAGGGCCGGGGGCTGGGAAAGCGCGCCGTCCGGGCCCTGCTCGAACAGGCCCGGGACGAGGACCGCTGGGGTGTCGTGCACGCCTTCCCGGCCACGGGCAACGGAGCCTCCAACGGCATCTGCCGCTCGCTCGGCTTCCGGTTGCTCGGCGAACGCGAGGTGACGTTCGCCGACCGGATCCTGCGAAGCAACCACTGGGCCGTCGACCCTCGCGTCGATCTGACCTGA
- a CDS encoding acyl-CoA dehydrogenase family protein, which produces MRRTVFNEDHEAFRETIRAFIEAEVVPVYDEWFAAGQAPRDFYYKLAELGVFGIRVDEEYGGAGIDSYKFEAVMYEETSRAGVQFGGSGVHVLLGLPYIKMLASDEQKKRFLPKFVSGEEMWALAMTEPGTGSDLAGMKTTAKLSEDGTHYVLNGAKTFITGGVHADRVIVCARTDAPSAEDRRHGISLFAVDTKSEGYSVGRKLDKLGLKTSDTAELAFVDVKVPVEDLLGEENKGFYYLGHNLASERWGIAFGAYAQAKAAVRFAKEYVQDRTVFGKSVASFQNTKFELAACQAEVDAAEAVADRALEALDAGELTPAEAASAKLFCTEVAHRVIDRCLQLHGGYGFMNEYPIARLYADNRVNRIYGGTSEIMKSIIAKDMGL; this is translated from the coding sequence GGGAGACCATCCGCGCCTTCATCGAGGCCGAGGTCGTCCCGGTCTACGACGAGTGGTTCGCGGCGGGCCAGGCGCCCCGCGACTTCTACTACAAGCTCGCCGAGCTCGGCGTCTTCGGCATCCGCGTCGACGAGGAGTACGGCGGCGCCGGCATCGACTCGTACAAGTTCGAGGCGGTGATGTACGAGGAGACCTCCCGCGCGGGCGTCCAGTTCGGTGGCTCCGGCGTGCACGTGCTGCTCGGCCTGCCGTACATCAAGATGCTCGCCAGCGACGAGCAGAAGAAGCGCTTCCTGCCGAAGTTCGTCTCCGGTGAGGAGATGTGGGCGCTGGCGATGACCGAGCCGGGCACCGGCTCCGACCTCGCGGGCATGAAGACCACCGCCAAGCTCTCCGAGGACGGCACGCACTACGTCCTCAACGGCGCCAAGACCTTCATCACCGGCGGCGTCCACGCCGACCGTGTGATCGTCTGCGCCCGCACCGACGCGCCCAGCGCCGAGGACCGCCGCCACGGCATCTCCCTGTTCGCCGTGGACACCAAGTCCGAGGGCTACTCCGTCGGCCGCAAGCTCGACAAGCTCGGCCTGAAGACCTCCGACACCGCCGAGCTGGCGTTCGTCGACGTGAAGGTCCCGGTCGAGGACCTCCTCGGCGAGGAGAACAAGGGCTTCTACTACCTCGGCCACAACCTGGCGTCCGAGCGCTGGGGCATCGCCTTCGGCGCCTACGCCCAGGCCAAGGCGGCCGTCCGGTTCGCCAAGGAGTACGTCCAGGACCGCACCGTCTTCGGCAAGTCGGTGGCCTCCTTCCAGAACACCAAGTTCGAGCTGGCGGCCTGTCAGGCCGAGGTCGACGCCGCCGAGGCCGTCGCGGACCGCGCGCTGGAGGCCCTGGACGCCGGCGAGCTGACCCCGGCCGAGGCCGCGTCCGCGAAGCTCTTCTGCACCGAGGTCGCGCACCGCGTGATCGACCGCTGCCTGCAGCTGCACGGCGGCTACGGCTTCATGAACGAGTACCCGATCGCCCGCCTGTACGCGGACAACCGCGTCAACCGCATCTACGGCGGCACCAGCGAGATCATGAAGTCGATCATCGCGAAGGACATGGGCCTGTAA